A window of Castanea sativa cultivar Marrone di Chiusa Pesio chromosome 1, ASM4071231v1 contains these coding sequences:
- the LOC142644696 gene encoding isocitrate dehydrogenase [NADP], which translates to MLLPRTTALRLSAMSSGAKMLASTSSSSSSFLAVRNPSFFSSTSTRLFNGGVLRSGNKNRVSFSSATSFANASLRCYASSAGFDRVQVQNPIVEMDGDEMTRIIWRMIKDKLIFPYLDLDIKYFDLGILNRDATDDRVTVESAEAALKYNVAVKCATITPDETRVKEFGLKSMWRSPNGTIRNILNGTVFREPILCRNIPRIIPGWKKPICIGRHAFGDQYRATDTVIEGPGKLKMVFVPDDGKTPVELDVFNFKGPGIALAMYNVDESIRAFAESSMSLAFAKKWPLYLSTKNTILKKYDGRFMDIFQEVYEEKWKQKFEENSIWYEHRLIDDMVAYAVKSEGGYVWACKNYDGDVQSDLLAQGFGSLGLMSSVLLSSDGKTLEAEAAHGTVTRHFRLHQKGQETSTNSIASIFAWTRGLEHRAKLDENEKLWEFVHKLEAACIETVETGKMTKDLAILIHGSKVSREHYLNTEEFIDAVAQNLEAKIREPVLSQVDI; encoded by the exons ATGCTACTCCCAAGAACGACGGCACTCCGTTTAAGCGCCATGTCATCCGGCGCCAAAATGTTAGCCTCCACTTCATCGTCTTCGTCGTCGTTTTTGGCCGTGAGAAACCCTAGCTTCTTCTCTTCGACCTCCACGAGGCTCTTCAATGGAGGAGTTCTTCGCAGCGGGAATAAGAACCGTGTCTCGTTCTCTTCCGCTACAAGCTTCGCGAACGCCTCGCTCCGGTGCTACGCTTCTTCGGCTGGCTTTGATAGAGTTCAGGTTCAGAATCCTATTGTAGAAATGGACG GTGATGAAATGACGAGGATCATATGGAGAATGATAAAGGACAAA CTTATATTTCCATATTTGGATTTGGATATAAAGTATTTTGATTTGGGAATTTTGAATCGTGATGCAACCGATGACAGAGTTACTGTAGAGAGCGCTGAAGCCGCTCTTAA GTACAATGTCGCAGTAAAATGTGCCACAATTACGCCTG ATGAGACCAGAGTCAAGGAATTTGGGCTGAAGTCTATGTGGAGGAGTCCCAATGGCACAATCAGAAACATCTTAAAtg GAACTGTTTTCCGTGAACCTATCCTATGCCGTAATATTCCCAGAATTATTCCTG GTTGGAAGAAACCCATATGTATTGGTAGGCATGCATTTGGTGACCAGTATCGTGCCACTGACACAGTCATTGAAGGTCCAGGAAAGCTTAAAATGGTTTTTG TCCCAGATGATGGAAAGACCCCAGTGGAGCttgatgtttttaattttaaaggaCCAGGCATAGCTCTCGCAATGTATAATGTTGATGAG TCTATTCGAGCTTTTGCCGAGTCGTCCATGTCTCTGGCATTTGCAAAGAAGTGGCCTCTTTACTTGAGCACCAAAAACACAATTCTTAAGAAATATGACGGGAG GTTTATGGACATATTCCAGGAAGTATATGAAGAGAAATGGAAGCAAAAGTTTGAAGAGAATTCAATATG GTATGAACATCGGTTAATAGATGACATGGTTGCTTATGCAGTAAAAAGCGAAGGTGGATATGTTTGGGCTTGCAAAAATTATGATGGAGATGTGCAGAGTGATTTACTTGCTCAAG GATTTGGTTCCTTGGGGCTCATGAGTTCTGTgttg TTATCCTCTGATGGGAAGACATTAGAAGCCGAAGCAGCTCATGGGACTGTAACTCGCCATTTCCGATTACATCAGAAGGGGCAAGAAACCAGTACAAACAGTATTGCTTCTATTTTTGCATGGACTCGGGGGCTGGAACATAG GGCTAAGTTAGATGAAAACGAGAAGTTGTGGGAGTTTGTTCACAAGTTGGAGGCTGCATGCATTGAGACTGTTGAAACAGGGAAAATGACCAAGGATCTTGCCATTTTGATCCATGGTTCCAA GGTATCAAGGGAACATTATTTGAACACCGAAGAATTTATTGACGCTGTTGCACAAAATCTTGAGGCCAAAATTCGAGAACCTGTGCTGTCTCAAGTAGATATTTAG